GTCTCTTTTGGAATATTTCCAATATTTGCTGTATTTGTTTCCCAGGTTTCTCGCCCACTTTCCCTCCTTTAGACTTTTCTCTGAGAATCATCATGCACACTAAAACAGCTTTCAAGCTTTGATGAATATGAAATCTTCCTGCTGTAAAAATGGAGAATAAAAAGAAGTCAGAGCTGACTTTCTGCTGTTTGAAACGGTTTTGTCAGCTGTTTACAGACATCACTTTGAAATGTGTGTCTATCAGGTCATATTTACTGAAGCTTCTTCCTTCATATGTTCTGAAGTTTTACaaacaccaaagaagaagagacAGGAATTCTCTGAAACAGTTTTTGTTCTGTGAGAAAAGAAACATTACAGCACaaaaaacatgaagacaaaTTGAACAAAGTGAAATGTGTCGGTCGCTGCTTTGAACATTTTTCAATCCTGATTTCTTCAAACTGACTTGTTGTAACTGAACGTCAtcacagactgcagatgaaGAGAGTTCAAGCACAGCTGTTCATTCAAAGAAggatttctgcttttctttacaTTCAGTTTGTGGGGCTGTTGGAAAATAGCTCAACTCATGTATTGCTGATCTATCTTCCAAAACATCAATGTTTCACTTCTAAATAATAACTCTGGAATAGAAACAAACTAATGTCTCACGTTTGTGTCAGCGCTGATCCGTCCACCCATTCCCATTCATATCCTCCTGAAGATGTCCTTTTAAAATACAGACCAATCCAGGACTCTCCTCCCAGTTTGTTAACAAATATCTatttgaaaacagaaaaatgtttgaTCAGTGCTAACACATAATTTCATTCAGGTGGATTTAATGAGAATGATAATCAGGATTATGGGGATTATTCATCAGGAGATTCAAAGAAATCCATCAGagtggagacaggaagcaggtCACAGACTGACAGCAGGTCAAAAACACAAGTAACAGATGACTGTCAGTTCCATCAAAGATCACACAGACATGAACAAACACACCCACCTGTTCCTCTTTGCTGTTTATCATCACCAGATCAGCTCCTTTATCCTGACAGTCTCTCCTGCTCTCAGACCAAGTTTTCCTCTCAGTGGATTTAAAGTAACAGCTGCATCCAAATCTCATCCATCCTTCACGACACttctcttaaaaataaaacagaagagaTGAGTGAAACATTGAACAGAAATAATCTTCTTCCTCTGCATTGTCAAATATATCAATAAGAGTCAGAAACTTGTGCAGCCATTGTTCTTTAACATGTCCTGTGGGTGGAGCTGTTAGAACTACGGGAAATCTGATGAGCTAAATACGTATCAACTGTGAACAAAAACCACTGACAAGATCCGAAGTACTGGTGCTGCATGTTggaccagacaaagagtgaTTCAGAAGACCCCCATGAGACCATCAAGGGAACAGTTCATCCTGCCTGGGATAGGGTTACTGGAACCCCATCCTGGACCCAGGCCCGTGGAGGATGATATAAGGGCCGGGTGCATTGTGAGCCGGGCAGCGTCCAGGAGCAGAGACCCTGGCAGACCGATCctgtgtccaccatttggttcaggggttaccaccacgacaggcaccaaccaccttgcagcCGCAGCTCATTGCAGCAGCAGTGGAGGTTCTGAACATAGTTTATtcagactcaatgtccccaCTCTCCcttggaatgctgttgaagctctgcaggaggtgtgcgttgaagatctcgcagattggggcctctgctaggcgttcccagcacaccctcactatacTTTTAGGCGCATGGTCTGTCCAGTGTcgtcccccgccacctgatccaactcaccaccaggtggtgatcaatTGACAGCTCAGGCCCTCTCTTTACCCAAGTTTCCAGAACATGTGGctgcaggtctggtgatacaaatataaaatcgacctgcggcctagagcgtcctggtgccacgtgcacttaaggacactcttatgtttgaacatggtgttcattatggccaaactgtgatttgcacagaagtccaacaacaaaacacagctcGGATTCAGATAGGAAGGCCGTTCCTTCCAATCACGCCTTTCCAGGTCTCTCCGTGGTTACCCacatgagcattgaagtctcccagtaggatgACAGTGTCTCCAGGCggagcaccttccagcaccccaccCAGGGACTCTAAAAAGAACACACAAACCCCCCTTTGGGTTTATATATTTTCTGTCCTTTTGTGTAAAATCTTtggtttttgccttttttatttttacaacatATGTCtggtgtgtttagttttcttcCCTTGTCCATTTTTCTGATTAGTTCCAGTTGTGTTCCTGTTTTCTATCATCTTCCCTCATTACCTTGATTATCACTGTTTCCCTCACCCTTTGTCTAGTCATCTCACATGCTGTACTGTTTTCCTTATGGATCTTTTGTTTCCTAATTCTGACAAACTTTACTTTCTTCGGATAAACACTCAGGTCTAGGTTCAACCAGCTGTTACCACATCCTGCATTTATTTGGGTGCTCAATCTTCCACCAAGCCTTGCACAACATAATCTGATCTTTTTAATGCATTtagttgactttgactttgaaaagTTTCCTTTTGTTTATGTCAGTCTGTGTGGGAGGTGGTGCTatgattgattttattttgtcaaGTTACCATAGCTAAagaaaatagtttgaaatgtaaaattaaCTTTCAAATCCATCTCAAACTCAAAATCTTCTTAATAGTTTCTTACCTTCCATCTTGTCCTTCAGCTCCTTCACTTcttcctgcagctgctgcttttCCAAAGTCACTAAAATACCTGGTTAGAAATGCAAGAAAGCagaatttaaaactttaaatcatTCCACCTTCCCTGATGGAAGTTTTTTCATTCTCCCATCAGATATGAGTATGTACTATTGTGGGTATACCTTACATAGACGGCCACTGTCTAACGTAGTGTGACTGCACCTGTATCAGTCTGCAGCAGATGCTGCTGCCTGTCTGCTTTGTTGATATAATCACAGAATCACCGTGTTGAGTGAAGAGTTTGAAGGAACAACAAGAACATTCACTCCACctccacaacacacacaagatATGAGCCAGGAatcatgcacacagacacacacctgctAATCAGTGCTAAGTAACAGCCTCATGAAATACTAGAAGCTCAGTCAGCAAAACAAACTTGTTGGTCAGGCTGTACCACACAGCAGCTCATATTATTGATCAGAGAATTTAAAATGCCACCGTACAGTTTTTATGAAGAGGGAAACTATCCTTAGAGACCAAAACTCATTTAGTCCTGAatggaaacatgtttttaatgcagcAAAGGTgctcattttaacatgggagtctgtggggactgactcGCTTTCAGCATCAGCCTCCAGTGGTCAttaaaggaactgcagtttttggtgcTTCTGTGTTGGCTTCATGTACTTCCTGTATTTGCTGTGGCAGAAGGACACGTCCTGGTTGTGAAGCTGCATGTTTGTTGGCTGCTGGGATTCAGTATCAGTCATACATTCATTTGCAGGAGAAGTTCAGAGGTTGTATCTTATCTTACAGCATATGGACAGGATGATGATCCCAGCTAACATCAGGAGGCACAGCACTCTTAGAGCCAGTGTAGCACATCTGAAAGAGCCCTTCTGGACTGAAGGAGGACTCTGAGTCTGTGGTCCTGTTAGAAAGCAGTGTGGATGTTGGTTTGTGCTTATTTCCTGTCACTCTGTGTTTAATAGACCCGTGGTTGTGGTTGTATTAACTTAACTGTGGAAAAGTTGGTCCCTCTGCTCCCACTCTGCTCTGTCCTCCTTTCTGCTGTATCTCACCTTCTTTAATAGATCTGGTTCTGCATAAATATCTGAGGACATCTTGAGAGGACTGAGACGCTGAGCAGGAGTTTAAACTGTACTCTAACCGTTCTGCAGTACTGACCCTGATAGATATAGTGCTGTTCTTACTGATGCTGCTCTCAGTGTTTCTTATCCAACCTTCTGATGGTTGTTAAACAGGAAGACATTCTGAAGAAGTGGCAACATGCAAGGAAACACAGACCCACAAGTTCATTTGATTATTATGAGTGAATACCTCTAGTGTGCATTTCAGTAGCATTTCATTGTCTTTATAAATTGTTAAACCACTCAGTGTTATATTATATAGTTATATATTTAGTGCtcttaaagagagagaaaaaacacattcacacctcATGCTATGGGTGCATAAAAACCTGGAAATGCCTCTTCATAAATTACACTTTTTTACATAGTAGAGAAACTGCTTCATAACTTTCATTACATATACCTTCAGTAAAATAAGTTGCAGGACTCATCTCCCTATAGTGAATAAGTTTAAGAAAGGAAGTAGGATATGTCCAAAAGTTTTAGAATACACCAATCTgttccagttatttattgccATTCAAGATGTCCAAGTCCAATGAATACCTTGAAATagtacaaaggtaagtggtgaactGCCAGAGGTAAAAACAAGGTaaggttacccaaaactgaaTAATAATGTACACTTTAGAATTATataaaaaggcctttttcagggaacacaaaatgggttaacacatttaaagctggtctgcagcaatgaaggttgatcaagccttgaaaatGGTGCTAttaattcctacaggtgttccaactcTTCTCAAGTACTTACagccccctctgtctgcataaatgCAGTGCtggaacacactgtggtaccagacccttgtgagcatcagttgaacagtattgtactgcagaaagtagtgtcttgctacaaaaatggtgagaaaaaggaAGACAATGGAAGACAGACAATTAAAAATTTGGGTCTTTCCTATAGGGATATtgcaaagaaagtcaaggtgtcagtgagtacagtttccttcactatcaaaaggcactcagaaactggggcaaactctgacaggaagaggtctggcaGACCCGAAGCCACAACTGAAGCAGAGAACAAGCTTCTGAAAGTTAACAGCTTGCGTGATAGacagctcacaggacaacaaCTTTATGCACCACTTAGTGGTCTCAGTAAGCAAGTCTCAGGCTCaactgtgaagagaagacttcGAGAAGAAAGGTTTGACAGGACAAGTTGCAGCAAGAAAGACATTGCTAAGACctcagaataagacaaagaggcttgcCTGGGCCATTAAGCATTGCCattggactactgaagactggaaaaagtattatggactgatgaatcaaAATGTCAAATCTTCAGTTCATCACATGGAATCGAAAGTatggttccacagtgtgtggcatcaacTGTCAAACACGGAGGAGGCAGTGtaatggtctggggctgttttgctggatcCAGGGTTGGTGACATGTACAGAGTGAAAGACACCCTGAACCAAAACAGCTACCACAGCATTCTGCCATGAAATAACCTCTGGTATGTGTCTAGTtgcttgaagaataaagttacgttgaaaccaaccacaccattgtttttcttgtgacattaccaataagtttgatgtgtcacatggccctcttcctattgaaaaaacaaaagttgtatccaagatggccgacttctaaatggccaccatggtcaccacccatcttgaggagtttgccccctcacatatactaatgtgccacaaacaggactttaatatcaccaaccattcccatgttattacggtgtatccatataaatggcccaccctgtagtgtctttaccttacaaaataAGACACTTGACAAAaatttgaaacatttatttgaaGTAGTGAATGCTAACAACACTTTTCATTCTTGTTAATGCAAACATTTGtgttaataataatgaaaagtataaaaaacaataatgaataaaaaatagaacaaaaaaTGAACACAATCAGCAGTTATGGTCAtatttgagcagcagtgtaacATGTAGGAGGGAAACGGGGGACTGTTTCTAACTCAAATATCAACTGAGAATAGGCGCAAAACAAAAGCAGGTTTACATTAACATCTAATGTGTAAAATAATACATCCACCATtctatattttaataaaaattacTCACATCGTGTGGTGATTCCAGCCAGAATCAAAAGATACAGCAGGCCAAGATTCACTCCAAAAGCTCTGAAACATCTTCTTTTCACAGCTGAAATTTTCTTCTGGGTATTTAATTCGACTAAGACAAAATGgagatattttattattttaaatactaAACATGTTGTAATCAggtttttgcagcatttatggAACTCATCATTGTCAACTCATCTTGAGGATGAGCTGAAAAAGTTCATCATGTTAGTGTCATAGTTACAGGAGATTGTGTAACATatagaaaacagagaaacagtgTTTGAGAATGAGAAATATTTTTAGTGTCACGGTACTGGGTCACATGACCCAGTATGTGGGTTGTTAGTGTGTcattttgtattcatttgtgTTCTAGTTTCAGTTTAGCTCATCCAGTCAATTTCTAGGTTGCTGTTAGTCCTTTGTTTCTTAATTTCTTCGTGTCATCTTCCCCTGTGTTAAAGTTCCCCTTGGTGTTTATTGGATGTTATTGGTCATGTTTCTTGCCTGCCTGGTTAATGTTGTCAAGTTTGTGTCATGCCTGCGTCTTGtcatgttttcctgtttattttgaaagtccagttttcatgtctttgtgtttttggtttacATTTCCTGTGCATCATTATGTTCATCCTAGTCGgctgtttcctcatgtgtctccactcctcctgatcacctcatgtgtATATTTAAGTCCTTTGTCTCTTACTGTtctttgtcaggtcgtctgttatCCTCGCCACAGATTTCATAGTTTTCCCTCATTGTTTCACTGTGTTTCATAGCATTCCTAGTTACTCTGTGTTCATAGTTTTTCATAGTTCTTTCACAGAGTGTCATAGTCTCTTAGTTTACACAGTGTTCTTAGTCTCCTTAATTTTCCCAGTTTCAGTGTGTCTCTAGTGTTGTTCTCATGCCATCAACCACAATAGAGGCTCGCATTATTTTTGGAAACTTAGTTCTGTCTCCACCGTGTCTGTTTTTGGGTCAACCTCATCAACACACCGGCGCACCCCGCCATGACACTTAGAGCATAGtggccagaaaaaaaaagtccagtatATCTGTCAGTATGACCGAAAAATAagctaaaaacataaaaactcacTCTGAAGACCTGAAGACCACTCTTGAGTTGTTTCCTGTGGTTTTACCTGCACCACACGGTGTCTAACAAGACTtccttgtttttaatatttctacCTTTGACTGATCTGTCAGATAAGCCTTCAGAGTCATGTAGCACATCTCTCCTTTTCTCTTAACTTGTGAAgactgaaaagtttttaaaaatattacacaaACTTCAATTCACttctattcagttttatttgtatagtgcctaatcataacaacagttgcctcaaggtgctttgtattgtgaggtaaagacccAGCAATAGTTCAATACTTTAAGTTAGCTTTTAAAACTTGAGGAAATGCATTTCCTGCTTACCAGCTGCCTGCAGCCCAACATCAGGATGTTGTTCTTCATCATCTAGCATCTCAACCTCACTGTGCTTTTGCTCTCGTCCATCACCGTCGATCCTTCTGCTGTATTTCACTCTAAAATCTGCTGCAGTCTGACTGTCTGCAGACATCTTGGTGGGTGAAAGTATTTGAGCAGCTTCCACTGTCTGTTTCTTTCAGTCAGGCAGTTTTTAATCATCAGCatcaaacaggaagtagcaGCAGACCAAACCACAAACACAGAGGGGCTAACTTCATTTGTACTTTACAATGTGGTTAGCAGACCTTCGAGTGAGAGTACATgtcaaataaaagcaaagccaaaaaattattttctttcatttttactggCTATTGCAACATGGAACTATTGAAAATaacataaatacatacatatacaaacaTGAATACCTTTGTCTTGAATTGGTACATACTGAGTTTTTCCAACACAGGAAGTGATGCTGGGCACCACTGATGTTAACCTCAAATGTCTAACAGAGTTTCACTCTGACAGACATTGTTGGTTATAAAGACAAAGGAGATTCATCCACCCCCTGTCTTTCATAAGCACCCTCAGCAACCCAAAGatcaaatcaaaataaaaaaaacctcactatggtctaaaaaaaaaaaagctacccATGAAATCACTGTTAAAGTCAAAGTaatctttattgtcatctctgctatatacagtacagtatatagagagacgagatgaCGAGGCTCCAATTCCATtcagtgcaaaaaaacccaataataaATATAGGAAAAGTACGAATAAATATAGACTTTGAGACTGAGGTAAGGGGAGTAAATATACTGTTTGAGGTAAAAAGGGTTCATAACAGTCTCAAATTTACTATTTACAATTTGCAATTGAGATATAAAGTTACTTGACGTGGTTTAGTAGGCCACAGCATCACAGCCACACTGACTGGTTAAATTACATATTTAGACTTGTTTTGCTGGATTTAGCTGAATGTTTTGGTTTACTGAATTACTCtacaattactttttcattttaatgtagCTGTTTACACATAGAATGTTCAATGAGAGTGGGCAGTGTTTTGTCTTACCCACTTAACTAAAGGATTAGCTTTCGGTTCCTGGACTACACATGTGGTTCACATCTTGCTGGTTTTTATCACCATGGCAACTTACACTTTATCAGTTCTAAGTAATACTGCTACTTTGGATTTAAGAAATGCTTACATTAAAGATTTGTATTAGTTAGTCTTGAGTTTAGTATTCTCCAGTGCATCTGAGTTTATTCTTGGTTTCTTGTCAGTCCCAGTATCATCTCTGTGTCTTGTCATCAGCGTCTCCTATGGAGATCGCTGCCCTGAACTAACTGCTTTtctgctcttcatcctctttATTGCTGGTTTTAAGATGGTGAAAAAAGAAGGCAACTTGACTTTAACTTTGAAGATGCTTAACCTTGGTTCCATCACTTCCACCGTTCCAATCCTCTGCACATTCGGGTTCACCTTTACTACATTTCTCATTATTTCCCTGTCTTCATAAACAATAATCTGGTCCCTAGCACATCaaaaatttgtttaatatgaTAAGATAAATTACAAAGATGTGAGATAAAAACAATATCACATTGCATACTGGGCCACTGCCACATCttgattctttctttttttccagccattcttttttttttttttttttttttaacctgtcccgtttggttcttttgccatcagaattattgtctaaaggcgaagaaaggtgcccaacggatttactttaccaaatggaccatcccagccttgccgtaatggtccatttgattcaccttttattgtttattttattttcacttgctgaatacgggacagacttgactggtggaaagaaaggggagaaagaaagagggaaagaaaaaaaaaaaaaaaacagctgagaagagggacggggaaaaagggcaaaaaacaaaaaccaacagaataagcagacaaaaaatacatatatcgatcacctggatcacctgttgagaaagaaaaaagaaagcaagcagaagaaaacgagagtaataaacaagatcacaatgatctatgggaatatgacagtaaatactaaatattaaacattatggtgcagcacgtgagatcgacagcgcacagtgtgctttgaggtaggagccaaaaagggtgtagtttgtgtgtgtgatcacccgtgtgtacacctgtgagcatgaacgcgcttgtttttaaaaggttccttcatgtaatgatctgctagagggtgtggggggccactgccccgtcctccagggcatgaagcaggtatggaggagatcaaaactccagacatccagaggcccccagaacacaagagaccaaggaagaccaacagaggggcagccgcgccactatcccagaaagagctgaggagagtcccagatgaggggtcactcagcagccgcggagcagaagccagggggggttgcagtgacgtgcccgtgagctccgccggcagccagctgtgcctgagtgaccgagccccgggccgagaggctgagggcaccccatccccgaagtggcccgagcgagccccaggcttcattccccgataagcagccgccaaggagtgagccggtgggtacctgggcgcccacccccggacacagagaaccaccaacgcaccgatgtctgagggcgtctgccaccggcagggggagtggtggggggagatgggcctccataccttggagggcctgagatgtccccagagaggtggcgtctgatacccaacctgacatatagacacagacatacaggcacacacagatacaaacatccattcccaccctcatgctgtCATaagcaattactcaacactcacccaacgtggagacagacataaagagacactgtacacacaatcacactccccaagcgtactctaagccccgggtctaggtacccttgcccctggagggggaaactgcgcccagacccaggtggtgttacccttttccctgcggtggggagat
The window above is part of the Oreochromis niloticus isolate F11D_XX unplaced genomic scaffold, O_niloticus_UMD_NMBU tig00007340_pilon, whole genome shotgun sequence genome. Proteins encoded here:
- the LOC102076138 gene encoding CD209 antigen-like protein D isoform X2, with amino-acid sequence MSADSQTAADFRVKYSRRIDGDGREQKHSEVEMLDDEEQHPDVGLQAAVELNTQKKISAVKRRCFRAFGVNLGLLYLLILAGITTRCILVTLEKQQLQEEVKELKDKMEEKCREGWMRFGCSCYFKSTERKTWSESRRDCQDKGADLVMINSKEEQIFVNKLGGESWIGLYFKRTSSGGYEWEWVDGSALTQT
- the LOC102076138 gene encoding natural killer cells antigen CD94 isoform X1, with the translated sequence MSADSQTAADFRVKYSRRIDGDGREQKHSEVEMLDDEEQHPDVGLQAAVELNTQKKISAVKRRCFRAFGVNLGLLYLLILAGITTRCILVTLEKQQLQEEVKELKDKMEEKCREGWMRFGCSCYFKSTERKTWSESRRDCQDKGADLVMINSKEEQIFVNKLGGESWIGLYFKRTSSGGYEWEWVDGSALTQTFWAEGWSHRNGWYYAACCDYNGRWKEYYSGLMTFICEK